One window of the Niallia circulans genome contains the following:
- a CDS encoding stage II sporulation protein M, which translates to MHYFKKLKASFVIFGILSFLFIILNILILTTEVKGNLNVNVHETLGIFEVKMIFIHNFLIFIIVILLGNLTFGFSTIILLAITYFFTAFRIAEYYSLTGNKAIAIFSVLLHGIFELMAISISADISFETFRRWIFPKKNFSFRSKEFFNTTLFKLIIGISLLFLAALIEIFFTSKFLTLLQ; encoded by the coding sequence TTGCATTATTTTAAGAAATTAAAAGCTTCATTTGTAATCTTTGGTATATTGTCGTTCCTATTTATAATTTTAAATATTCTCATTTTAACTACAGAAGTGAAGGGGAATTTGAATGTAAATGTACATGAAACCCTAGGAATATTTGAAGTGAAAATGATTTTTATTCACAATTTTCTTATATTTATAATCGTTATCCTATTGGGGAATCTTACCTTTGGCTTTTCAACAATAATATTATTAGCGATTACTTATTTTTTTACAGCATTTAGAATCGCTGAATACTATTCTTTAACAGGAAATAAGGCAATTGCTATATTTTCCGTATTACTCCATGGAATATTTGAACTAATGGCTATCTCTATTTCAGCAGATATATCATTTGAAACTTTTAGAAGATGGATATTTCCAAAAAAGAACTTTTCATTTAGAAGTAAAGAGTTCTTCAATACAACTTTATTTAAACTAATAATAGGTATTTCTTTATTATTTTTAGCAGCATTAATAGAAATTTTTTTTACTTCTAAGTTTTTAACTCTATTGCAATAA
- a CDS encoding ABC transporter ATP-binding protein has protein sequence MEKKRIYVLIGGNGAGKTTLLRGLAGLIKFNEKKDDFSDNFYFVGEEMNVLEYLTGRENLFLIAKLKKIDTKKIDSIIKLNKLESFIDNLVLTYSKGMLEKLKLSIGLLVSPKVLLLDEPFTSLDVINLNLLQNNIREFTRSGDHSVILSSHSLETIMGMADQLLILNEGNLKNIDRIKGNVKELRRIISRNIGGDESEKN, from the coding sequence ATTGAGAAAAAGCGTATTTATGTACTTATTGGTGGAAATGGTGCAGGTAAAACAACCTTATTACGTGGACTGGCAGGGTTGATAAAATTCAATGAAAAAAAAGATGATTTTAGTGATAATTTCTATTTTGTTGGAGAGGAAATGAATGTTTTAGAATATTTGACAGGAAGAGAAAATTTATTTCTAATAGCAAAATTAAAGAAAATAGATACAAAGAAAATTGATTCAATAATTAAATTAAATAAACTAGAATCTTTTATTGATAATTTAGTTTTAACATATTCTAAAGGAATGTTGGAAAAATTAAAATTATCTATTGGTTTACTAGTTTCTCCAAAAGTATTACTACTTGATGAACCATTTACTTCGTTAGATGTAATAAATTTAAATTTATTACAAAATAACATAAGAGAATTTACTAGAAGTGGTGATCATTCCGTAATATTATCTTCTCACTCATTAGAGACTATTATGGGTATGGCAGATCAATTATTAATATTAAATGAAGGTAATCTAAAAAATATAGATAGAATAAAAGGTAATGTTAAAGAATTAAGACGAATTATTTCAAGAAACATAGGCGGTGATGAAAGTGAAAAAAATTAG
- a CDS encoding MurR/RpiR family transcriptional regulator, with product MEQLIYTLLAYINNSLEKDINYSIANSFLENIHHIEGYSLEMAAEVCNVAPSTINRFCKRIGFRNFSNLRSSVAYHGGMYEEREKSLTTETFELKLKENIEIMERISRVQLDRIIKKIHESKRIVILGFEKHQIQAMELQKQLFLLGKLCECNTNFFKQLETVSHLTEEDMIITISIEGNILTEALAIKEKIKAASGKKLLITFSDSEKHQQIFDEILQCGKIDNSAVSSYTLLRLFDILIYHYQKRYPSF from the coding sequence TTGGAACAATTAATTTATACACTTTTAGCGTACATAAATAATTCTTTAGAAAAAGATATTAACTATTCCATCGCCAATAGTTTCCTGGAAAATATTCATCATATAGAAGGCTATTCTTTAGAAATGGCTGCGGAAGTATGTAATGTTGCCCCATCTACAATTAATCGTTTCTGTAAGCGAATTGGCTTCCGTAACTTTTCGAATCTCCGCAGTAGTGTTGCTTATCATGGGGGAATGTATGAGGAAAGGGAAAAGAGCTTAACTACAGAAACATTTGAATTAAAACTAAAGGAAAATATCGAGATAATGGAAAGAATTTCCAGAGTGCAACTAGACCGTATCATAAAAAAGATTCATGAGTCTAAAAGAATTGTCATATTAGGATTTGAAAAACATCAAATTCAAGCGATGGAGCTTCAAAAGCAATTATTTCTGCTCGGAAAGCTATGTGAATGCAATACGAATTTTTTTAAACAATTGGAAACAGTCTCTCATTTGACAGAAGAAGATATGATTATTACCATTTCCATTGAAGGAAACATCCTGACAGAAGCGTTAGCAATCAAAGAAAAAATTAAGGCAGCAAGCGGGAAGAAATTGCTAATTACTTTTTCAGATTCCGAGAAGCACCAACAAATATTTGATGAGATTTTACAATGTGGAAAAATTGATAATAGTGCTGTGAGTAGTTATACCTTATTACGTTTGTTTGATATTCTCATCTATCACTATCAAAAACGATATCCTTCTTTCTAA
- a CDS encoding glycoside hydrolase family 1 protein, translating into MKKNGFPEGFLWGGATAANQLEGAYNEGGKGLSIFDMVTFVPKEERGDDIEMDVKSKAELEALLAGKGGDNFPKRRGIDFYHRYKEDIALFAEMGFKTFRLSISWPRIFPNGDDLVPNEEGLAFYDRVFDELAKYGIEPLVTLSHYEIPLNLVQKYNGWVDRQLVDFFVHYAETVFNRYKDKVKYWLTFNEINISTLSPYIGSGILIDEVENKEQAIYQALHHQFVASSRAVKACHEIIPDAQIGCMLARMEVYPETCNPDDVLAALEEDQKNLFFTDVQVRGYYPSFMLNYFEENNIQIEMLPGDEELLLQHTVDFLSFSYYMSMVASGAPDKKKEKGNFFSGVKNPYLESSDWGWQIDPKGLRITLKKMYDRYQVPLFIVENGLGAHDKVEEDGSINDDYRIEYMRAHIEQMKEAIKEGVDLIGYTSWGCIDLISASTSEMSKRYGFIYVDQDDYGNGTLKRSKKKSFDWYKNVIATNGEEL; encoded by the coding sequence ATGAAGAAAAACGGATTTCCTGAAGGTTTTTTATGGGGGGGAGCTACAGCCGCCAATCAATTAGAAGGTGCGTATAATGAAGGCGGGAAAGGATTATCGATCTTTGATATGGTCACATTCGTTCCAAAGGAAGAACGTGGCGATGATATCGAGATGGATGTGAAGAGCAAAGCGGAATTAGAAGCACTATTAGCTGGCAAAGGCGGCGACAATTTTCCGAAACGTCGTGGGATTGATTTTTATCATCGCTATAAAGAAGACATTGCTCTTTTTGCAGAGATGGGCTTCAAAACATTCCGTCTGTCTATTTCTTGGCCGCGTATTTTCCCGAACGGGGATGATTTGGTGCCAAATGAAGAGGGGTTAGCTTTTTATGATCGAGTATTTGATGAATTGGCTAAATATGGTATTGAGCCATTAGTGACGCTATCCCATTATGAAATCCCACTGAACCTTGTCCAAAAATATAATGGCTGGGTAGATAGGCAATTAGTAGATTTCTTTGTTCATTATGCTGAAACTGTCTTTAACCGCTATAAGGACAAGGTGAAGTATTGGTTAACGTTTAATGAAATTAATATCTCAACCCTATCCCCTTACATTGGTAGTGGAATTTTAATTGATGAGGTAGAGAATAAAGAACAAGCTATTTATCAAGCTTTACATCATCAATTTGTGGCAAGCTCTAGAGCAGTGAAGGCATGTCATGAGATTATTCCTGATGCACAGATTGGCTGTATGCTGGCACGTATGGAAGTATATCCGGAAACATGTAATCCAGATGATGTATTAGCAGCATTAGAAGAGGATCAGAAGAATTTATTTTTCACAGATGTTCAAGTGCGCGGTTATTATCCAAGCTTTATGCTGAACTACTTTGAGGAAAATAATATTCAGATTGAAATGCTTCCAGGGGATGAAGAGCTGCTTTTACAGCATACTGTTGATTTCCTATCTTTTAGCTATTATATGTCTATGGTTGCAAGTGGAGCACCAGATAAGAAAAAAGAAAAAGGAAACTTCTTCTCTGGAGTGAAAAATCCATACTTAGAATCATCCGATTGGGGCTGGCAAATCGACCCGAAAGGATTGCGTATTACGCTAAAGAAAATGTATGATCGATATCAAGTACCTTTATTTATCGTTGAAAATGGATTAGGTGCACATGATAAAGTAGAAGAAGATGGCTCTATTAATGATGATTATCGTATTGAATATATGCGGGCACATATCGAGCAGATGAAAGAAGCAATTAAAGAAGGTGTAGACCTAATTGGCTACACAAGCTGGGGCTGTATTGATCTTATTTCTGCCAGCACCTCTGAAATGTCTAAACGATATGGCTTTATCTATGTAGACCAAGATGATTATGGAAATGGAACATTGAAAAGATCGAAGAAAAAATCATTTGATTGGTACAAAAATGTCATTGCGACAAATGGCGAAGAATTATAA
- a CDS encoding indolepyruvate ferredoxin oxidoreductase subunit alpha — translation MPFVITSPCMHEQAGDCVDVCPVDCIAKGEDQFYIDPDICIDCGACEAVCPVSAIYHEEEVPPEEQPYIQKAIDFYKSYEG, via the coding sequence ATGCCTTTCGTTATAACTTCACCATGTATGCATGAACAAGCAGGAGATTGTGTAGATGTTTGTCCTGTTGATTGTATCGCAAAGGGAGAAGATCAATTCTATATTGATCCCGATATTTGTATTGACTGTGGTGCATGTGAAGCAGTATGTCCAGTTTCCGCCATTTATCATGAAGAAGAGGTACCACCAGAAGAACAGCCTTATATCCAGAAGGCTATCGATTTTTACAAATCATATGAAGGATAA
- a CDS encoding AraC family transcriptional regulator, translating into MKVFHRILLYVDSHYSQDCTLKVVAKHLQYDYAYLSKLFVHITNMTFTEYLTQYQISQACYQLKNRQLPICKMP; encoded by the coding sequence ATGAAAGTTTTTCATAGAATATTGCTTTATGTAGACAGCCACTACAGTCAGGATTGCACATTGAAAGTCGTAGCAAAGCATCTCCAATATGATTATGCTTATCTTTCCAAGCTGTTTGTTCATATAACAAATATGACCTTTACCGAATACTTGACCCAGTATCAAATATCACAGGCGTGTTATCAGTTAAAAAATCGGCAGCTGCCGATTTGCAAAATGCCATAA
- a CDS encoding pentapeptide repeat-containing protein has translation MKIEEPKIPANLPSKNFHDILYEEELELEGCEVHHSMFEEEVLNKVRLSKMVLKNCKFMHTDFSGMELTDVIFESCDFSNAKLTSSSIHKCQFTNCKLLGVDFTDSRLRNVQFTDSLLRLAAFGSSKLEKVRFQDSPVESADFYDCLFKKIEFKKCTMDGANFERTSLNGVDISTSTFQSLLVSPPDLKGCKVSTYQAIQFSALLGLEIVD, from the coding sequence ATGAAAATAGAAGAACCAAAGATACCTGCGAACCTACCATCAAAGAATTTTCACGATATATTGTACGAGGAAGAATTAGAGTTAGAAGGATGCGAAGTTCATCACTCCATGTTTGAAGAAGAAGTATTAAATAAAGTACGGTTATCGAAAATGGTGCTGAAGAATTGTAAGTTTATGCATACTGATTTTTCCGGCATGGAATTAACAGACGTTATTTTTGAAAGCTGTGATTTCTCTAATGCGAAGCTCACTAGTTCTTCCATTCACAAATGCCAATTTACTAACTGCAAATTATTAGGGGTAGATTTTACAGACTCCCGTTTAAGAAATGTGCAGTTTACTGATTCCTTATTGAGACTAGCCGCTTTTGGAAGCTCCAAATTAGAGAAAGTTAGATTCCAAGACTCGCCTGTTGAATCTGCTGATTTTTATGATTGTCTCTTTAAAAAGATCGAATTTAAGAAATGTACAATGGACGGAGCAAATTTTGAAAGAACTTCCCTTAACGGTGTTGATATTAGTACCTCTACCTTCCAATCATTGCTTGTATCTCCACCAGATTTAAAAGGGTGTAAGGTTTCTACCTATCAAGCCATCCAATTTTCTGCTTTATTAGGCTTGGAGATTGTTGATTGA
- a CDS encoding ABC transporter ATP-binding protein produces the protein MLDYIIETSNLTKKFGKFLAVDQVNLLVPKGGIYGFLGPNGAGKSTTIRMLLGLIKETEGEVKVFNKSIKDDRIAILSRIGSMVETPSYYGHLTAYENLEITRKILGAEKKEIERVLEIVKLTEVRNKAVKKFSLGMKQRLGIAQALLGKPELLILDEPTNGLDPSGIIEIRELIKSLPKDYGITILISSHILSEIELMATHVGIINKGRLLFQGSMNDLREKQKAVIQLEAEPRAEVEAYLKNAEIPFKADKRYLYLEPNYQPAKVNRELIMNGYDVHQLMMKKNSLEEIFLSITGKESVL, from the coding sequence ATGTTAGATTATATTATTGAAACAAGCAATTTAACGAAGAAATTTGGAAAGTTTTTAGCGGTTGATCAGGTGAATCTATTAGTACCAAAGGGAGGGATTTATGGATTTCTCGGTCCAAACGGAGCTGGAAAGTCGACGACGATTCGAATGCTGCTCGGACTTATTAAAGAAACAGAAGGAGAGGTGAAGGTATTTAATAAGTCGATAAAGGATGACCGCATCGCTATTCTAAGCCGCATTGGCTCCATGGTAGAAACTCCTTCCTATTATGGTCATTTAACTGCTTATGAAAATTTAGAAATAACGCGAAAAATTTTAGGTGCAGAAAAAAAGGAAATAGAGCGTGTTTTAGAAATTGTAAAATTAACAGAAGTTCGTAACAAAGCAGTAAAAAAGTTTTCCTTGGGCATGAAACAACGGTTAGGAATAGCTCAAGCTCTGTTAGGAAAACCAGAACTACTAATTCTTGATGAGCCGACAAATGGATTGGATCCCTCTGGCATTATCGAAATTCGTGAATTAATTAAAAGTTTGCCAAAGGATTATGGCATTACGATTCTGATATCCAGCCATATTTTAAGCGAAATAGAATTAATGGCCACCCATGTTGGGATTATTAACAAAGGAAGATTACTATTTCAAGGTTCAATGAATGATTTAAGAGAGAAACAAAAAGCGGTCATTCAACTAGAGGCGGAGCCGAGGGCAGAGGTAGAAGCTTATTTAAAAAATGCTGAGATACCTTTCAAAGCAGATAAGCGTTATTTATACCTTGAACCAAACTATCAGCCGGCGAAAGTAAATCGAGAGCTGATTATGAATGGGTATGATGTCCATCAATTAATGATGAAAAAGAACTCCTTAGAGGAAATATTTCTATCTATTACAGGGAAGGAGTCAGTGTTATGA